In Patescibacteria group bacterium, one genomic interval encodes:
- the asnS gene encoding asparagine--tRNA ligase, translating into MYILLKHIHQYLNQEVILKGWVFNLRSSGSIYFLQFRDGTGEIQAVVSKKDVDEKTWRATKKLTIESSIEISGRVYQEKRSPSGYEMAVKELKIFQITSLYPIGKKSHGVDFLLDHRHLWLRSRRQQAILKIRDEVVWAIREFMRNNSFVLTETPILTPTACEGTTTLFKTDYFGEKAYLTQSGQLYLEALIYSLNRVYDFGPVFRAEKSKTRRHLIEFWMMDAEMAFVEHPENMKIQEELICYIVKKVLENRKEELMLLARNLEPLKKIKSPFYKITYDEAVSLLKKKRIKIRWGDDFGGDEETILSKSFDRPVFIEKYPAKIKAFYMKPDPKDRRYVLNDDLLAPEGYGEIIGGSQRIDDLKILEEKIKEFNLPKKEYQWYLDLRRYGSVPHSGFGLGLERTIAWLCGLDHVRETIPFPRLLNRLRP; encoded by the coding sequence ATGTATATTCTACTAAAACATATTCATCAATATTTAAACCAAGAAGTAATCTTAAAGGGTTGGGTTTTTAACCTTCGTTCTTCCGGCTCGATTTATTTTCTCCAATTTCGGGATGGGACAGGAGAAATTCAGGCTGTTGTTTCAAAAAAAGATGTTGATGAAAAAACCTGGCGGGCGACGAAAAAACTAACCATTGAATCAAGTATTGAGATAAGTGGTAGGGTGTATCAAGAAAAAAGATCTCCTTCTGGTTATGAAATGGCGGTTAAGGAATTAAAAATTTTTCAAATTACTTCCCTTTATCCGATAGGCAAAAAATCTCATGGGGTAGATTTTTTGCTTGACCACCGCCATTTATGGCTAAGGTCTCGTCGCCAGCAGGCAATTTTAAAAATTCGCGATGAAGTTGTTTGGGCGATTCGAGAATTTATGAGAAATAATAGTTTTGTTTTAACAGAGACACCAATCTTGACACCTACTGCCTGTGAAGGAACGACGACTCTTTTTAAAACAGATTATTTTGGCGAAAAAGCCTATTTGACTCAATCTGGACAACTCTATCTTGAAGCTTTAATTTATTCTTTAAACCGGGTCTACGATTTTGGCCCGGTTTTTCGTGCTGAAAAATCAAAAACTCGTCGTCATCTAATTGAATTCTGGATGATGGATGCAGAGATGGCCTTTGTTGAACATCCAGAAAATATGAAAATTCAAGAAGAATTGATTTGTTATATCGTCAAAAAAGTACTTGAAAATAGAAAAGAAGAATTAATGCTCTTAGCAAGAAATTTAGAACCCCTTAAAAAAATCAAATCACCATTTTATAAAATTACTTATGATGAGGCTGTTAGTCTCTTAAAAAAGAAAAGAATAAAAATCCGATGGGGAGATGATTTTGGTGGTGATGAGGAAACGATCTTATCCAAAAGTTTTGACCGGCCGGTTTTTATCGAAAAATATCCGGCCAAAATTAAAGCTTTTTATATGAAACCAGACCCAAAAGATCGAAGATATGTTTTGAATGATGACTTATTAGCACCAGAAGGTTATGGTGAGATTATTGGTGGAAGTCAAAGAATTGATGATCTAAAAATTTTAGAAGAAAAAATTAAAGAATTTAATTTGCCCAAAAAAGAATATCAATGGTATTTAGATTTGCGTCGCTATGGCTCAGTACCTCATTCAGGTTTCGGTTTAGGCCTTGAAAGAACTATTGCCTGGCTTTGTGGTTTAGATCATGTTCGTGAGACAATTCCTTTTCCCAGACTATTAAATAGATTGAGGCCTTAA
- a CDS encoding SIMPL domain-containing protein (The SIMPL domain is named for its presence in mouse protein SIMPL (signalling molecule that associates with mouse pelle-like kinase). Bacterial member BP26, from Brucella, was shown to assemble into a channel-like structure, while YggE from E. coli has been associated with resistance to oxidative stress.), with product MEQETKKLELSHRLFITLLVLILGLLGFFTAIAVFKFKSIDYPREITVSAEGKVFAKPDIAFIKLGVTTEGWVIKDVLKENTEKMNAVLKEVKNLGIDEKDIQTTRYNLTPRYEWTKEGQRIFRGYLLEQEVLIKIRNFEKIGEVMDRAAEKGANLIGDLSFSIDDPELIREKARTEAIKRAKAKAEKIAQQTGLRLKKLINVYEDYFYPVPRGETMKDYGGVGGGAITAAPVIQPGEQEVTVKINLVYRVK from the coding sequence ATGGAACAAGAAACAAAAAAACTGGAGCTTTCTCATCGGCTTTTCATTACTTTACTGGTTTTAATTTTAGGCCTTTTGGGTTTTTTTACTGCCATCGCGGTTTTTAAATTTAAATCCATTGATTATCCACGCGAAATTACTGTCAGTGCTGAAGGCAAGGTTTTTGCTAAACCAGATATTGCTTTCATTAAGTTAGGGGTAACGACCGAAGGCTGGGTGATTAAGGATGTTCTTAAAGAAAACACCGAAAAAATGAATGCGGTTTTAAAGGAAGTAAAAAATTTAGGAATTGATGAAAAAGACATTCAGACGACGCGGTACAACTTGACGCCTCGCTATGAATGGACTAAAGAAGGACAAAGAATTTTTAGAGGTTATCTTTTAGAACAAGAAGTTTTGATCAAAATCAGAAACTTTGAAAAAATTGGTGAGGTAATGGATAGGGCGGCGGAAAAAGGTGCCAATTTAATTGGCGACCTCTCGTTTTCTATTGATGACCCAGAATTAATTCGTGAAAAAGCACGAACGGAAGCGATTAAAAGAGCTAAAGCAAAAGCAGAGAAAATTGCTCAGCAAACCGGTCTCAGATTAAAGAAGTTGATTAATGTTTATGAAGATTATTTTTATCCCGTACCTCGCGGAGAAACAATGAAAGATTATGGAGGTGTTGGTGGTGGGGCTATTACCGCCGCACCAGTTATCCAACCCGGTGAACAAGAAGTGACAGTGAAGATAAACCTAGTTTATCGCGTAAAGTAG
- a CDS encoding ribonuclease H-like YkuK family protein — protein MNQLSTIYFNPTIGQLTLDQVAKEIIKFIEENLNKKYHIIIGSDSEGQGEIELVNAIVVHRLGQGGRYFWRKIYGERVKTLRQKIYEEVNLSLTTALTILKLFREYKKTLARCEVEIHVDIGEGGETKEMIKEIVSMIRGYGLTVKTKPEAYGATKVADRHL, from the coding sequence ATGAATCAATTATCAACAATTTATTTTAATCCAACGATTGGTCAATTAACTTTAGACCAAGTTGCCAAAGAAATTATTAAATTTATTGAGGAAAATCTTAATAAAAAATATCATATTATTATTGGTTCTGACTCCGAAGGTCAAGGTGAAATAGAATTAGTTAATGCCATTGTTGTCCACCGTCTTGGTCAAGGTGGTCGATATTTTTGGCGAAAAATTTATGGAGAAAGGGTCAAGACTTTGAGACAAAAAATTTATGAAGAAGTTAATCTTTCTCTTACCACTGCTTTAACAATTCTTAAACTTTTTAGAGAATATAAAAAAACTTTAGCCAGATGTGAGGTAGAGATTCATGTTGATATTGGCGAGGGGGGTGAAACAAAAGAAATGATTAAAGAAATTGTTAGTATGATCAGGGGGTATGGTCTAACAGTTAAAACAAAACCCGAAGCTTATGGGGCGACCAAAGTGGCCGATCGACACCTATAA
- a CDS encoding 16S rRNA (uracil(1498)-N(3))-methyltransferase, producing the protein MHRFFIDQKSILKDKIFIQTPDLIHQIKNVLRLKIGHQIIILDNFGFEYLVNLEKIDDQMIEGYILKKEKNKNEQKIKIILLQSLLKHDKFEQVLKFGTNLGLAGFIPIITQRSVVKAISQNRFRRYKKIIKESAEQSGRGLLPFLENLMTFEEALNFIYHKFINQKGGEQEEPVLKLIAWEEERKKKLSVFKNKIRKIKEVYLCVGPEGGLTKEEVLLAKKYGFLPFSLGRLILRAEIAGLVASSLIFFAGE; encoded by the coding sequence ATGCATAGATTTTTTATCGATCAAAAATCTATTTTAAAAGACAAAATTTTCATTCAGACTCCAGACTTAATTCATCAAATTAAAAATGTCTTACGATTAAAAATTGGTCATCAGATCATTATTTTAGATAATTTTGGTTTTGAATATTTGGTTAATTTAGAAAAAATTGATGATCAAATGATTGAAGGATATATTTTAAAGAAAGAAAAAAATAAAAACGAACAAAAAATAAAAATAATTTTACTTCAATCTCTTTTAAAGCATGATAAATTTGAACAAGTTTTGAAATTTGGTACCAACTTGGGTCTGGCTGGTTTTATACCAATTATCACCCAAAGATCAGTGGTTAAAGCAATTAGTCAAAATAGATTCAGGCGCTATAAAAAAATTATTAAAGAATCAGCCGAACAATCAGGTCGAGGTCTTTTGCCATTCTTAGAAAATTTGATGACTTTTGAAGAAGCATTAAATTTTATTTATCATAAATTCATAAATCAAAAGGGAGGAGAACAGGAAGAACCGGTTTTAAAACTTATTGCTTGGGAAGAAGAAAGAAAAAAGAAACTTTCTGTCTTTAAAAATAAAATCAGAAAAATTAAGGAGGTTTATCTTTGTGTTGGACCGGAAGGGGGCTTAACAAAAGAAGAGGTTTTATTGGCCAAAAAATATGGTTTTCTTCCATTTTCCTTGGGTAGACTGATTTTGCGAGCCGAAATTGCTGGCCTAGTGGCTAGTTCCTTGATCTTTTTTGCTGGTGAATAG
- a CDS encoding histone deacetylase family protein gives MKIIFSPKCLEYHAFGHPESPTRVKSCLEFLKKKNFEFIEPSIASEKDLLLVHTPRLIDEVKNEKISDLDTPNIKGIFNYALLAVGGAIMAMEIALGGEKAFSLMRPPGHHAGQDFCGGFCYFNNIALAVRKSLERIKRVAILDLDCHHGNGTEDIFLGKQNVLYISLHQSPLYPGTGLEPYLNCLNFPLPPKTEEKEYLTTLDLALKKISEFSPQLLAISAGFDTYKKDPLTYFGLEKESFRKIGQKISRFNLPTFAVLEGGYSRDLPSCLYNFLIGLENA, from the coding sequence ATGAAAATTATTTTTTCACCAAAATGTTTAGAGTACCACGCTTTTGGGCATCCAGAATCACCAACCAGAGTGAAGTCTTGTTTAGAATTTTTAAAGAAAAAAAACTTTGAATTTATAGAACCATCAATTGCAAGTGAAAAAGATTTACTTTTGGTTCATACGCCTAGATTGATTGATGAGGTAAAAAACGAAAAAATTTCTGATTTGGATACACCAAACATTAAAGGAATTTTTAATTACGCCCTTCTCGCCGTTGGCGGAGCGATAATGGCAATGGAAATTGCTTTGGGAGGAGAAAAAGCTTTTTCTTTAATGCGACCACCCGGCCATCATGCTGGTCAAGACTTTTGCGGTGGTTTTTGTTATTTTAACAACATCGCTCTGGCTGTCCGAAAATCTTTAGAAAGAATTAAAAGGGTGGCTATTTTAGATCTCGACTGTCATCATGGCAATGGTACGGAAGATATTTTTTTAGGCAAACAAAATGTTTTATATATTTCTCTTCACCAATCACCACTTTATCCTGGCACAGGCTTAGAACCTTATTTGAATTGTTTAAATTTTCCCTTACCACCAAAAACAGAAGAAAAAGAATATTTAACTACTTTAGATTTGGCTCTTAAAAAAATTTCCGAATTTTCTCCTCAACTTTTAGCTATTTCAGCTGGTTTTGACACTTACAAAAAAGACCCTTTAACATATTTTGGATTAGAAAAAGAATCTTTTCGAAAAATTGGTCAAAAAATTTCTCGGTTTAATCTACCTACTTTTGCTGTCTTGGAAGGGGGATATAGTCGCGATTTACCATCTTGTCTTTATAATTTTTTAATTGGTTTAGAAAATGCATAG
- a CDS encoding glycoside hydrolase family 1 protein: MQNETLKIKEYRFPKNFLWGVAISSYQTEGYNFYADWYSWEKLGKIKDGSISGQACDFYHRYQEDIDLAQSLNFNAFRLSLEWSRIEPEEGKFNEKEIDYYRKVLSYLKEKKFKIFLTLWHFSLPYWLARKGGWQNTASVSYFLRFVKKIVPEFSKFVDFWLTLNEPLIYIGCAYFLGLWPPEKKNFFTALKVFFNLIKAHQKSYQIIHHILPQAKVGLANNLVYFRSMRRNFFDQVLAKILNYFYNHFFYRLTKNHHDFIGLNYYTCHRVEFLRIKDLLKRMTSENPETRVIRKEIHPEGLYFLLKDLKKFKLPIYITENGLADAGDLRRRRFILRHLKYLWQAIQEGVDVRGYLHWSLIDNFEWREGFKPRFGLVEIDYESLTRRPRKSAYLFQEICQRNALTFEIVEKYDPERMKEIFF, from the coding sequence ATGCAAAATGAAACATTAAAAATTAAAGAATACAGGTTTCCAAAGAATTTTCTTTGGGGAGTAGCGATTTCTTCTTATCAAACTGAGGGTTATAACTTTTATGCTGATTGGTATAGTTGGGAAAAATTGGGCAAAATAAAAGACGGTTCAATTTCTGGTCAAGCTTGTGATTTTTATCATCGTTATCAAGAAGATATTGATTTGGCTCAATCATTAAATTTTAATGCTTTTCGTCTTTCGCTTGAGTGGTCAAGAATTGAACCAGAGGAGGGAAAATTTAATGAAAAAGAAATTGACTATTATCGAAAAGTTTTATCTTATTTGAAGGAAAAAAAATTTAAAATTTTTTTAACCCTTTGGCATTTCAGTCTGCCATATTGGTTAGCAAGGAAAGGTGGTTGGCAAAATACGGCTTCCGTGTCATATTTTCTTCGATTTGTCAAAAAAATTGTGCCTGAATTTTCAAAGTTTGTTGACTTTTGGCTAACACTCAACGAACCATTAATTTATATCGGTTGTGCTTATTTTTTAGGACTTTGGCCACCAGAAAAGAAAAATTTTTTCACCGCTTTAAAGGTCTTTTTTAATTTAATCAAGGCCCATCAAAAAAGTTATCAAATTATCCATCATATCCTACCTCAAGCCAAGGTTGGCTTAGCGAATAATCTCGTTTATTTTAGGTCAATGAGGAGGAATTTTTTTGATCAAGTGCTGGCTAAAATTTTAAATTACTTTTACAACCATTTTTTCTATCGATTGACTAAAAATCATCATGATTTTATTGGTTTAAATTATTACACCTGTCATCGGGTGGAATTTTTGAGAATTAAAGACCTTTTAAAAAGAATGACTTCAGAAAATCCAGAAACGAGGGTTATCCGTAAAGAAATTCATCCTGAAGGACTCTATTTTCTTTTAAAAGATTTAAAAAAATTTAAATTGCCAATTTATATTACCGAAAATGGTTTGGCTGATGCAGGAGATTTGCGACGTCGCCGGTTTATTTTGCGTCATTTGAAATATCTTTGGCAAGCCATTCAAGAAGGTGTTGACGTCCGCGGTTATCTTCATTGGTCTTTAATTGATAATTTTGAATGGCGAGAAGGTTTTAAACCCAGATTTGGTTTAGTTGAAATAGATTACGAATCTTTGACAAGAAGACCAAGAAAAAGTGCCTACCTTTTTCAAGAGATTTGTCAAAGAAATGCTTTAACCTTTGAAATAGTTGAAAAATATGATCCGGAAAGAATGAAAGAAATATTTTTTTGA
- the dnaB gene encoding replicative DNA helicase, translated as MPENLIEKIPPQNIEAEQALLGCLLIDKEAIIKVGDILRPEDFYKESHGLIFQTMLELFEKREPIDILSLANRLEEKKLLETIGGRSYLISLANTVPTSTHVLSYAEIIRKKSTSRRLIQAAAEITELAFKEEDDVEKTLDRAEAKIFSISQRYLKQSFVPIKDALAEAFERIDELHKERGKIRGLPTGFVDLDALLGGLQKSDLIILAARPSLGKSALALDIARQAAVNTKVPVAIFCLEMSQDQVVDRILCAQAGVSLWKMRTGYLSSSDDGDFPKLAQAMSILSEAQIFIDSSPLLNVLEIRTKARRLQAEHGLGLIVVDYLQLMEGVTPKESRVQEVSDISRALKSIARELEIPVLAISQLSRAVEQRGGPAVPKLADLRESGALEQDADVVMFIYRKVMDRGVKCPEEERHLAEIHVAKHRNGPTGVVRLFFDENTVSFKNLASKIEITETETEEEF; from the coding sequence ATGCCAGAAAATTTAATTGAAAAAATTCCTCCACAAAACATTGAAGCTGAACAGGCTCTTTTGGGCTGTCTTTTAATTGATAAAGAGGCAATTATTAAAGTAGGTGATATTTTAAGACCAGAAGATTTTTACAAAGAAAGTCATGGCTTAATTTTTCAAACCATGCTCGAATTGTTTGAAAAACGTGAGCCAATTGATATTCTCAGTTTAGCCAATCGACTTGAAGAAAAAAAATTATTGGAAACAATTGGCGGACGAAGTTATCTGATTTCCCTGGCTAATACAGTTCCTACCTCTACTCACGTTCTCTCTTACGCGGAAATTATTAGAAAAAAATCAACCTCAAGAAGATTAATTCAAGCAGCCGCCGAAATTACTGAACTGGCTTTTAAAGAAGAAGACGATGTAGAAAAAACTTTAGATCGGGCTGAGGCAAAAATTTTCTCTATCTCTCAGAGATATCTTAAACAATCTTTTGTCCCAATCAAAGATGCTTTAGCCGAAGCTTTTGAAAGAATTGATGAACTTCATAAGGAAAGAGGGAAAATTCGTGGTCTACCTACTGGCTTTGTTGATTTAGACGCTCTTTTAGGTGGTTTACAGAAATCTGATTTAATTATTTTAGCCGCTCGACCATCATTGGGAAAAAGTGCTCTGGCCTTAGATATTGCCCGTCAAGCAGCTGTTAATACAAAGGTACCAGTAGCAATTTTCTGTTTAGAAATGAGTCAAGATCAGGTTGTTGATCGTATTCTCTGTGCTCAAGCTGGTGTCTCTCTGTGGAAAATGAGAACTGGCTATTTGTCTTCTTCTGACGATGGCGATTTCCCAAAACTCGCTCAAGCAATGAGCATTCTTTCTGAAGCTCAAATTTTTATCGATAGCTCACCATTACTTAATGTTTTAGAAATAAGAACAAAAGCTCGTCGATTGCAAGCTGAACACGGTTTAGGTCTTATTGTCGTCGATTATTTACAATTAATGGAAGGTGTTACACCAAAAGAAAGTCGGGTTCAAGAAGTCTCTGATATTTCTCGAGCTTTAAAAAGTATTGCCCGCGAATTAGAAATTCCAGTCTTGGCTATTTCCCAGCTTTCTCGAGCCGTTGAACAACGAGGCGGACCAGCGGTACCAAAATTAGCTGATTTGCGTGAATCAGGCGCCTTAGAACAAGATGCCGATGTAGTTATGTTTATCTATCGGAAAGTTATGGACAGAGGGGTAAAATGCCCCGAAGAAGAAAGACATTTAGCTGAAATTCACGTCGCCAAACATCGTAATGGTCCAACCGGAGTGGTAAGATTGTTCTTTGATGAAAATACGGTAAGTTTTAAAAATTTAGCCAGTAAAATAGAAATCACCGAAACTGAAACTGAAGAAGAATTTTAA
- the rplU gene encoding 50S ribosomal protein L21 has product MFAVIKTGGKQYLVKENDLLKIEKIDRKVGQVFSFDEILLFVDEKNKTVQIGQPLLNNIKVKAKVLEQGRNKKISVIKYKPKVRYRRKKGHRQLYTKVKILEIISK; this is encoded by the coding sequence ATGTTTGCAGTTATCAAAACCGGCGGCAAACAATATTTAGTCAAAGAAAATGACCTTTTGAAAATAGAAAAAATTGATAGGAAGGTTGGTCAGGTTTTTTCTTTTGATGAGATTTTACTTTTTGTTGATGAGAAAAACAAAACGGTTCAGATTGGCCAACCCCTTTTAAACAACATTAAAGTTAAGGCTAAAGTCTTAGAACAAGGTAGAAACAAAAAAATTTCGGTCATTAAATACAAACCAAAAGTACGCTATCGTCGAAAAAAGGGGCATCGCCAACTTTATACAAAAGTCAAAATTTTAGAAATTATCTCAAAATAA
- a CDS encoding undecaprenyl/decaprenyl-phosphate alpha-N-acetylglucosaminyl 1-phosphate transferase: protein MMNYFFFFISAFILAVVFTKIIRRFALRYQILDYPEQAPERKIHQKPIPLLGGLALFFSFFLVLFFSLLTGWFQLETILLKNLIGLFLASLILMIGGILDDRYRLSPAKQFLFSTLAVFVVMASGIGIKYINQPFGQGLIFLEQQKIEILRWRGVPYYFSWPADLITFTWLMLIIYALKLLAGLDGLVPGITSIGALMIFCLCFFTKFYQPEVGILAIILAGASLGFLIFNFHPAKIFLGTSGETFSGFILGTLAIISGSKIATLLLVLGIPILDVVWVILRRIFKEHRWPFFADKKHLHFRLLEIGFSHRGAVIFLWALALFFGLIGVLFPTTQTKILALGGVTIIMIGLALFVTRKTLTKDC from the coding sequence ATGATGAATTATTTTTTCTTTTTTATTTCTGCCTTTATTCTTGCTGTCGTTTTTACAAAAATTATTCGTCGTTTTGCTCTCAGGTATCAAATTCTTGATTACCCCGAGCAAGCACCGGAGAGAAAAATTCATCAAAAACCCATTCCTTTATTGGGTGGTTTGGCTTTATTTTTTAGTTTTTTTCTAGTTTTATTTTTTTCCTTGCTCACTGGTTGGTTTCAACTTGAAACAATTTTATTGAAAAATTTAATTGGCCTTTTTTTAGCCAGTCTTATTTTAATGATTGGCGGTATTCTTGATGATCGCTATCGTCTTTCGCCAGCTAAACAATTTCTTTTTTCCACTTTAGCTGTCTTTGTGGTCATGGCTTCAGGTATCGGTATCAAATATATCAATCAGCCATTTGGTCAGGGCCTAATTTTTTTAGAACAGCAAAAAATTGAAATTTTACGATGGCGGGGCGTACCTTATTATTTTTCTTGGCCAGCTGACTTAATCACCTTTACTTGGCTGATGTTGATCATTTATGCTTTGAAACTTTTAGCTGGTCTTGATGGCTTAGTGCCGGGCATTACTTCTATTGGTGCTTTGATGATTTTTTGCCTTTGTTTTTTTACCAAATTCTATCAACCCGAAGTGGGTATTTTAGCTATTATCTTAGCCGGCGCTTCTTTAGGATTTTTGATCTTTAATTTTCATCCAGCCAAAATTTTTCTCGGTACAAGCGGCGAGACCTTTTCCGGCTTTATTTTAGGAACTTTAGCCATTATTTCCGGCAGTAAAATTGCTACCCTTCTATTAGTTTTAGGCATTCCTATTTTAGACGTGGTTTGGGTTATTTTAAGAAGAATTTTTAAAGAACATCGGTGGCCATTTTTTGCTGATAAAAAGCACCTTCATTTTCGACTTTTAGAAATTGGTTTTTCTCATCGTGGGGCGGTCATTTTTCTCTGGGCCTTAGCCTTGTTTTTTGGTTTAATTGGCGTTCTTTTTCCAACGACCCAAACAAAAATTTTAGCCCTGGGGGGGGTGACAATAATTATGATTGGCTTAGCTCTCTTTGTTACAAGAAAAACATTGACAAAAGATTGCTAA
- the map gene encoding type I methionyl aminopeptidase, whose translation MIILKTPDEIKKMRAGGKILAQIVRKLQKVTKPGISTGELENLALDLIKKAGAKPAFLGYRHKKNQKPFPTALCLSLNNELVHTPSLPSRIIKSGDLVTIDCGLEWQRFFTDMAITFGVGEISSLAKKLIWVTKKSLDLAIKKIKPGIFWGDIAFLIQNFIEKNGFSVVRHLTGHGVGKSVHEEPALPNFGRPATGPKLVVGMTLAIEPMVNAGRPEIETLSDGWTIVTKDRNLSAHFEHTIAITKKGVLILTQ comes from the coding sequence ATGATTATTCTTAAGACACCAGATGAAATAAAAAAAATGCGAGCCGGTGGGAAAATTTTAGCTCAGATTGTTAGAAAATTACAAAAAGTAACGAAACCAGGAATTTCTACCGGCGAGCTTGAAAATTTAGCTCTTGATTTAATAAAAAAAGCTGGTGCCAAACCAGCTTTTTTAGGCTACCGGCATAAAAAAAATCAAAAACCGTTTCCCACCGCCCTCTGTCTTTCTTTAAATAACGAATTAGTTCATACTCCGAGTTTGCCATCGCGAATAATTAAAAGCGGTGATTTAGTGACTATTGATTGCGGTCTTGAGTGGCAAAGATTTTTTACCGATATGGCTATTACTTTTGGTGTTGGTGAAATTAGTTCTTTGGCAAAAAAATTGATTTGGGTGACCAAAAAATCTCTCGATTTAGCTATCAAGAAAATAAAACCAGGCATTTTTTGGGGAGATATTGCTTTTTTGATCCAAAATTTTATTGAAAAAAATGGTTTTTCAGTGGTTCGTCATTTAACCGGCCACGGAGTTGGTAAAAGTGTTCACGAAGAACCGGCCCTTCCTAATTTTGGTCGGCCAGCAACTGGGCCTAAATTGGTTGTCGGGATGACTTTAGCCATTGAACCAATGGTTAACGCTGGTCGTCCAGAAATTGAGACTTTATCAGATGGATGGACAATTGTTACGAAAGATAGAAATTTGTCTGCTCATTTTGAGCATACAATAGCCATTACTAAAAAGGGAGTCTTAATTTTAACGCAATGA
- a CDS encoding nucleoside monophosphate kinase, which yields MKIALIGPPASGKGTQAELLAQKFKIPLISSGNLFRWHIKNKTELGRKVEPVINQGKLVSDSLTNQIIKEEIDKTKNSFILDGYPRTIHQAIFLDSITNLDYILEIWISDQEVLNRLTLRRVCQCGKTYHLVYNPPKNEGVCDECERTLFIREDDEKEKILKRLEIYHQESEPLIDFYQKRGILVKINGEQPIQNVFQEILRKLKVKN from the coding sequence ATGAAAATTGCTCTTATAGGTCCTCCGGCCTCAGGTAAAGGAACGCAAGCTGAACTTTTGGCTCAAAAATTTAAAATACCACTTATTTCTTCGGGCAATCTTTTTCGTTGGCATATTAAAAATAAAACAGAGTTGGGCCGCAAAGTGGAGCCAGTGATTAATCAGGGAAAATTAGTGTCTGATTCTCTGACTAATCAAATTATTAAAGAAGAAATTGATAAAACAAAAAACAGTTTTATTTTAGATGGTTATCCACGGACCATTCATCAGGCTATTTTTTTAGATTCCATCACGAATTTAGATTATATTTTAGAGATCTGGATTTCTGATCAAGAGGTACTAAACCGTTTAACCTTAAGAAGAGTTTGCCAGTGTGGTAAAACCTACCATTTAGTTTATAATCCACCAAAAAATGAGGGCGTTTGCGATGAATGCGAAAGAACCCTTTTTATTAGAGAAGATGATGAAAAAGAAAAGATTTTAAAAAGATTAGAAATTTATCATCAAGAAAGTGAACCATTGATCGACTTTTATCAAAAAAGGGGTATTTTAGTCAAAATTAATGGTGAACAGCCAATTCAAAATGTTTTTCAAGAAATTCTTAGAAAATTGAAAGTAAAAAATTAA
- a CDS encoding AAA family ATPase produces the protein MSQRLILGITGTFSSGKDTVANYLEKKGFFHLSLADLVREECQKKNCYYSRDDLVKEANELRKKYGPGILAKMALERIRDKEKIVISSIRNPGEIEELKKEGRFFLLALEAPIELRYERAKKRGKIDDAVSFEKFKRQEELERKGNEFQQQLDQVISLADFRIVNDSSLEELYKKVEEVLNKIKISH, from the coding sequence ATGTCTCAAAGATTGATTCTGGGTATAACCGGAACATTTTCTTCGGGGAAAGATACAGTGGCAAATTATTTAGAAAAGAAAGGATTTTTCCACTTGTCTCTAGCTGATTTAGTCCGCGAAGAATGTCAGAAAAAAAATTGTTATTACTCTCGGGATGACCTAGTTAAAGAAGCCAATGAATTACGTAAGAAATATGGTCCAGGGATTTTAGCCAAAATGGCTTTAGAAAGAATAAGGGATAAAGAAAAAATTGTTATTTCAAGTATTAGAAATCCAGGCGAGATCGAAGAATTGAAAAAAGAGGGTCGTTTCTTTCTTTTAGCTCTCGAGGCACCTATTGAACTTCGTTATGAACGAGCCAAAAAAAGAGGCAAAATTGACGATGCGGTTTCTTTTGAAAAATTTAAACGCCAAGAAGAACTAGAAAGAAAGGGTAATGAATTTCAACAACAGTTAGATCAAGTGATTTCTTTAGCCGATTTTAGAATTGTCAATGACAGCAGTTTAGAAGAATTATATAAAAAAGTGGAAGAGGTATTAAATAAAATAAAAATTTCTCATTAG